In Vitis vinifera cultivar Pinot Noir 40024 chromosome 17, ASM3070453v1, one genomic interval encodes:
- the LOC100251932 gene encoding formin-like protein 20 isoform X1: MALFRRFFYRKPPDRLLEISERVYVFDCCFSTDVLEEDEYKVYMGGIVAQLQDYFTDASFMVFNFREGDRRSQISDILSQYDMTVMDYPRQYEGCPLLPLEMIHHFLRSSESWLSLEGQQNVLLMHCERGGWPVLAFMLAGLLLYRKQYNGEQRTLEMVYKQAPRELLHLLSPLNPQPSQLRYLQYISRRNFGSDWPPSDTPLKLDYLILRILPLFNGGRGCRPVVRVYGQDASAMANRSSKLLFSTSKTKKHVRHYQQAECTVVKIGIHCRVQGDVVLECIHLDEDLVREEMMFRVMFHTAFVRSNILILNRDEIDVLWDVKDQFPKDFKAEVLFSDANAIGSICTTEIAGEDVNENESASPEEFFEVEEIFSNAADAQEVKGDYDIHAVQDIMMDDGNHKEVWKEDLDPQAFQDCASDDGNHKLDGRVDSNLPSAKAIALGNRDDKLKSMVVVSAVLRNRETKEVTADVCLDDGDKILDSPVVVADELKNIGTKVVAADLSSKSGEMEDNREDTADGIRNIETNVVIADVSRKLELENKCDREDITDGIKVIETNLVTADVSSKLEDIENKFDREGIADGAKNIETNLVAADISSKSEEVENNRDREDIAMQKQIDNRVPQQKLNADSGRQKSDKLLPPAPRKQPASTAKPPAAESVIAKQKVKQQEPQSAAAKPTKQKPLVSRWIPPNKGSYTNSMHISYPPSRYNSAPAALVITALSKDSNADGNLEVPSVAAAPQVVAPTGNEPVPASHGEDATKISDSASDTLASSFGLPHPGPEQVIALPPSPPPPPPPPPPPPPSSNVFSYALNPQSSSATPSYAKETKAAPIPPPPPPPPPPPPSISSTYAYFPKPPPPAPSPPLIHHAVRRTSPPPPPPPPPPPPPAPRVHAHNAVPVTSSPPPPPPPPPTPSSRHNIGMVLPPSPSPPSWNSRPSSNAPTMVAGSLPPPPPPPPPPPPMSTAAASKLVGFGVPSPPPPPPLPSMRGGPPPPPPPPVLGVPPPPPPPPLRGGPPAPPPPPSRGGPPPPPPPPSRGGPPPPPPPPLHGAPPPPPPPPRSGVPPPPPPPMRGAPPPPPPPMRGAPPPPPPPMGRAPPPPPPPMRGAPPPPFGGAPPPPPPPTGRGPPPPPPPGGRAPGPPAPPRPPGGGPPPPPPFGAKGSNSLGSSTDARGLPSGRGRGLSRPLGPTAPRRSSLKPLHWSKVTRALQGSLWEELQRYGEPQIAPEFDVSELETLFSATVPNSANSLGGKSGGRRKSVGSKADRVNLIDLRRANNTEIMLTKVKMPLSDMMAVAVVYCCTYSQAAVLAMDESILDVDQVENLIKFCPTKEEMELLKAYTGDKEALGKCEQFFLELMKVPRVESKLRVFSFKIQFGSQISDFRKSLNTVNSACEEVRNSVKLKEIMKKILYLGNTLNQGTARGSAVGFKLDSLLKLTDTRASNSKMTLMHYLCKVLASKSPGLLDFHEDLVSLEAASKIQLKSLAEEMQAIMKGLEKVKQELNASENDGPVSDIFRKTLKEFIGVAEGQVGSVTNLYSVVGRNADALALYFGEDPVRCPFEQVTVTLLNFIRLFRKAHEENCKQAELERKKAQKEVEMEKAKGINLTKKGVK, translated from the exons ATGGCGCTGTTCAGACGGTTCTTTTATCGGAAGCCACCGGATCGGCTTCTCGAGATCTCCGAGCGAGTCTACG TATTTGATTGTTGTTTCTCCACTGACGTATTGGAAGAAGATGAATACAAAGTTTACATGGGTGGCATTGTAGCACAACTACAAGACTACTTTACTGATGCTTCTTTCATGGTGTTTAACTTTAGAGAAGGGGATAGGCGAAGCCAAATCTCAGACATATTGTCTCAGTATGACATGACAGTTATGGACTACCCTCGGCAATATGAGGGGTGTCCTCTTCTACCATTGGAGATGATCCACCATTTCTTGCGATCAAGTGAGAGTTGGTTGTCACTGGAGGGGCAACAGAATGTCTTGTTAATGCACTGTGAAAGAGGAGGATGGCCGGTGCTTGCTTTCATGCTTGCAGGTCTTTTATTATACCGAAAACAGTATAATGGGGAACAGAGAACTCTTGAAATGGTCTACAAGCAAGCTCCAAGGGAACTGCTCCATCTGTTGTCCCCTTTGAATCCACAGCCTTCCCAGTTGAGATATCTTCAGTATATTTCCAGAAGAAACTTTGGTTCAGATTGGCCTCCATCGGATACACCTCTAAAGTTGGATTATCTTATTCTTAGAATCCTTCCTCTGTTTAATGGGGGAAGGGGTTGCAGGCCGGTGGTTCGTGTTTATGGTCAGGATGCTTCAGCAATGGCAAACAGAAGTTCTAAGCTTCTGTTTTCAACTTCAaagacaaaaaaacatgttCGTCACTACCAACAG GCAGAGTGTACAGTAGTGAAAATAGGTATTCATTGCCGTGTTCAAGGGGATGTTGTTCTTGAATGTATCCATTTGGATGAAGATCTAGTACGTGAGGAAATGATGTTCAGAGTTATGTTCCACACAGCATTTGTCCGttcaaatattttgatactcaaCCGTGATGAGATTGATGTCTTGTGGGATGTGAAGGACCAGTTCCCGAAAGACTTCAAAGCAGAG GTACTTTTTTCGGATGCCAATGCCATTGGGTCTATTTGCACCACAGAAATAGCTGGTGAAGATGTGAATGAGAATGAAAGCGCTTCGCCTGAGGAGTTTTTTGAGGTTGAGGAGATCTTCAGCAATGCTGCAGATGCACAGGAGGTGAAGGGGGACTATGATATTCATGCCGTTCAAGACATTATGATGGACGATGGAAATCATAAAGAAGTCTGGAAGGAGGATTTGGATCCTCAGGCATTTCAAGACTGTGCATCAGATGATGGGAATCACAAGTTAGATGGAAGAGTAGACTCTAATCTTCCTTCAGCAAAAGCCATTGCGTTGGGTAATAGGGATGACAAGTTAAAATCCATGGTAGTGGTCTCTGCTGTTCTTAGAAATAGAGAAACCAAGGAGGTAACTGCAGATGTGTGCCTGGATGATGGTGATAAAATATTAGATTCCCCGGTAGTAGTTGCTGATGAGCTCAAAAACATAGGAACCAAGGTAGTTGCTGCAGACTTGTCTAGCAAATCAGGAGAGATGGAGGATAATAGAGAAGACACTGCTGATGGGATCAGAAACATAGAGACCAATGTAGTGATTGCAGATGTATCTAGAAAATTAGAACTGGAGAATAAATGTGATAGAGAAGACATTACTGATGGGATCAAAGTAATAGAAACCAACTTAGTGACTGCAGATGTATCTAGCAAATTAGAAGACATAGAGAATAAATTTGATAGAGAAGGCATTGCTGATGGGgccaaaaacatagaaaccaacTTAGTGGCTGCAGACATATCTAGCAAATCAGAAGAGGTGGAGAATAATCGTGATAGAGAAGACATTGCTATGCAGAAGCAGATTGACAATAGGGTGCCGCAGCAAAAGTTGAATGCTGATTCTGGTAGGCAAAAGTCTGATAAATTACTGCCACCTGCACCCAGGAAACAGCCTGCTTCAACTGCAAAACCACCAGCTGCAGAGTCAGTCATAGCCAAGCAAAAAGTTAAACAGCAAGAACCTCAGAGTGCTGCTGCAAAACCTACAAAGCAAAAACCATTGGTATCTCGATGGATTCCTCCTAATAAAGGCTCCTACACTAATTCCATGCATATTTCATATCCACCATCAAGGTATAATAGTGCACCAGCTGCTCTAGTCATCACTGCTCTTTCAAAGGATTCTAATGCTGATGGCAATCTAGAGGTTCCTTCTGTTGCTGCTGCTCCTCAAGTAGTGGCTCCAACTGGCAATGAACCTGTACCGGCAAGTCATGGGGAGGATGCTACGAAGATTTCAGATTCTGCATCAGATACACTTGCTTCCTCATTTGGATTGCCACATCCTGGCCCAGAGCAAGTTATAGCCCTTCCTCCTTCTCCACCTCCgcctcctccacctccaccacccccACCTCCATCTTCCAATGTGTTTTCATATGCTTTGAACCCTCAGTCTTCTTCAGCCACACCTTCATATGCTAAAGAAACAAAGGCTGCCCCAATCCCGCccccacctccaccaccaccaccacctcctccttcgATCTCTTCAACATATGCTTATTTCCCTAAACCTCCTCCACCTGCTCCATCTCCTCCACTCATTCATCATGCTGTCCGCAGAACttcccctccccctccccctccccctcccccacCCCCTCCACCTGCACCTCGGGTGCATGCTCATAATGCAGTTCCTGTAACTTCctctccacctccacctccccctccccctcctaCTCCATCTAGTAGGCATAATATTGGGATGGTTTTACCGCCTTCTCCATCTCCACCATCTTGGAACTCTAGGCCTTCTTCAAATGCTCCTACAATGGTAGCAGGTTCTCTGCCGCCGcctcctcctccacctccacctcctcctCCTATGAGTACAGCTGCTGCATCAAAGCTTGTTGGATTTGGAGTCCCttctccccctccccctcctccTCTACCTTCCATGCGAGGTGGGCCACCTCCTCCTCCACCACCCCCTGTCCTTGGAGTTCCcccaccacctcctcctcctcccttGCGTGGAGGTCCACCTGCACCACCCCCGCCTCCTTCACGTGGAGGtccacctccaccacccccACCTCCTTCTCGTGGAGGtccacctccaccacctccGCCTCCTTTACATGGagctccacctcctccaccaccTCCTCCCAGAAGTGGGGTGCCTCCTCCACCACCTCCCCCTATGCGTGGAGCACCGCCTCCGCCACCTCCTCCAATGCGTGGAGCACCACCTCCTCCACCACCTCCAATGGGAAGAGCACCGCCTCCGCCGCCACCTCCAATGCGAGGAGCACCACCTCCCCCATTTGGTGGAGCACCACCTCCTCCGCCACCTCCTACTGGTAGAGGCCCAcctccaccacctcctcctGGAGGTCGTGCACCTGGTCCTCCTGCACCACCTCGGCCTCCAGGTGGTGgacctcctccacctccacccTTTGGTGCCAAAGGATCAAATTCACTTGGATCATCGACTGATGCAAGAGGCTTGCCTTCTGGAAGAGGGAGAGGGCTTTCACGCCCTTTGGGTCCTACAGCACCTCGTAGATCTTCCTTAAAGCCATTGCACTGGAGCAAGGTAACAAGGGCATTGCAAGGAAGCTTATGGGAGGAGTTGCAAAGATATGGAGAGCCTCAAAT TGCGCCAGAATTTGATGTCTCAGAGTTGGAGACTCTTTTCTCCGCCACAGTCCCAAATTCGGCTAATAGCTTAGGAGGTAAATCCGGTGGGAGGCGCAAGTCTGTTGGATCTAAAGCTGACAGAGTCAACCTG ATTGACCTGAGGAGGGCCAATAACACTGAAATTATGCTCACAAAAGTTAAGATGCCACTTTCTGATATGATG gCAGTAGCTGTTGTTTACTGTTGTACATATTCTCAGGCTGCAGTTCTAGCAATGGATGAGTCAATTTTAGATGTTGATCAAGTGGAAAATCTCATAAAGTTCTGCCCTACTAAAGAGGAGATGGAACTTCTTAAG GCCTATACTGGTGATAAGGAGGCCCTGGGAAAGTGTGAACAG TTCTTTCTGGAGCTGATGAAAGTGCCCCGTGTGGAGTCTAAATTAAGAGTATTTTCCTTCAAGATTCAATTTGGATCTCAG ATTTCAGATTTTAGAAAAAGTTTGAACACTGTAAACTCTGCATGTGAAGAG GTTCGCAATTCGGTGAAATTGAaggaaatcatgaagaaaattCTTTACCTCGGGAATACATTGAACCAAGGAACTGCAAGGG GTTCTGCGGTTGGATTCAAGTTGGACAGTCTTTTAAAACTCACTGATACACGTGCCTCTAACAGCAAGATGACACTTATGCATTATCTTTGTAAG GTGCTTGCCTCTAAGTCACCAGGACTTCTAGATTTCCATGAGGATCTTGTTAGCCTGGAGGCTGCATCAAAG ATACAATTGAAATCTTTAGCAGAAGAAATGCAGGCTATAATGAAGGGGTTGGAAAAGGTCAAGCAGGAGCTGAATGCATCTGAAAATGATGGTCCTGTATCGGATATTTTTCGTAAG ACATTGAAAGAGTTCATTGGTGTTGCTGAGGGACAGGTGGGGTCTGTGACAAATCTATATTCTGTGGTG GGCAGAAATGCAGATGCACTTGCACTATATTTTGGCGAGGATCCTGTCCGCTGCCCATTTGAACAAG TCACTGTAACCCTCTTAAACTTTATAAGACTGTTCCGGAAAGCGCATGAAGAGAACTGCAAGCAAGCTGAATTAGAGAGGAAGAAGGCTCAGAAAGAGGTTGAAATGGAGAAGGCAAAGGGAATTAACCTAACAAAGAAGGGTGTAAAGTAG
- the LOC100251932 gene encoding formin-like protein 20 isoform X2 — MALFRRFFYRKPPDRLLEISERVYVFDCCFSTDVLEEDEYKVYMGGIVAQLQDYFTDASFMVFNFREGDRRSQISDILSQYDMTVMDYPRQYEGCPLLPLEMIHHFLRSSESWLSLEGQQNVLLMHCERGGWPVLAFMLAGLLLYRKQYNGEQRTLEMVYKQAPRELLHLLSPLNPQPSQLRYLQYISRRNFGSDWPPSDTPLKLDYLILRILPLFNGGRGCRPVVRVYGQDASAMANRSSKLLFSTSKTKKHVRHYQQAECTVVKIGIHCRVQGDVVLECIHLDEDLVREEMMFRVMFHTAFVRSNILILNRDEIDVLWDVKDQFPKDFKAEVLFSDANAIGSICTTEIAGEDVNENESASPEEFFEVEEIFSNAADAQEVKGDYDIHAVQDIMMDDGNHKEVWKEDLDPQAFQDCASDDGNHKLDGRVDSNLPSAKAIALGNRDDKLKSMVVVSAVLRNRETKEVTADVCLDDGDKILDSPVVVADELKNIGTKVVAADLSSKSGEMEDNREDTADGIRNIETNVVIADVSRKLELENKCDREDITDGIKVIETNLVTADVSSKLEDIENKFDREGIADGAKNIETNLVAADISSKSEEVENNRDREDIAMQKQIDNRVPQQKLNADSGRQKSDKLLPPAPRKQPASTAKPPAAESVIAKQKVKQQEPQSAAAKPTKQKPLVSRWIPPNKGSYTNSMHISYPPSRYNSAPAALVITALSKDSNADGNLEVPSVAAAPQVVAPTGNEPVPASHGEDATKISDSASDTLASSFGLPHPGPEQVIALPPSPPPPPPPPPPPPPSSNVFSYALNPQSSSATPSYAKETKAAPIPPPPPPPPPPPPSISSTYAYFPKPPPPAPSPPLIHHAVRRTSPPPPPPPPPPPPPAPRVHAHNAVPVTSSPPPPPPPPPTPSSRHNIGMVLPPSPSPPSWNSRPSSNAPTMVAGSLPPPPPPPPPPPPMSTAAASKLVGFGVPSPPPPPPLPSMRGGPPPPPPPPVLGVPPPPPPPPLRGGPPAPPPPPSRGGPPPPPPPPSRGGPPPPPPPPLHGAPPPPPPPPRSGVPPPPPPPMRGAPPPPPPPMRGAPPPPPPPMGRAPPPPPPPMRGAPPPPFGGAPPPPPPPTGRGPPPPPPPGGRAPGPPAPPRPPGGGPPPPPPFGAKGSNSLGSSTDARGLPSGRGRGLSRPLGPTAPRRSSLKPLHWSKVTRALQGSLWEELQRYGEPQIAPEFDVSELETLFSATVPNSANSLGGKSGGRRKSVGSKADRVNLIDLRRANNTEIMLTKVKMPLSDMMAAVLAMDESILDVDQVENLIKFCPTKEEMELLKAYTGDKEALGKCEQFFLELMKVPRVESKLRVFSFKIQFGSQISDFRKSLNTVNSACEEVRNSVKLKEIMKKILYLGNTLNQGTARGSAVGFKLDSLLKLTDTRASNSKMTLMHYLCKVLASKSPGLLDFHEDLVSLEAASKIQLKSLAEEMQAIMKGLEKVKQELNASENDGPVSDIFRKTLKEFIGVAEGQVGSVTNLYSVVGRNADALALYFGEDPVRCPFEQVTVTLLNFIRLFRKAHEENCKQAELERKKAQKEVEMEKAKGINLTKKGVK; from the exons ATGGCGCTGTTCAGACGGTTCTTTTATCGGAAGCCACCGGATCGGCTTCTCGAGATCTCCGAGCGAGTCTACG TATTTGATTGTTGTTTCTCCACTGACGTATTGGAAGAAGATGAATACAAAGTTTACATGGGTGGCATTGTAGCACAACTACAAGACTACTTTACTGATGCTTCTTTCATGGTGTTTAACTTTAGAGAAGGGGATAGGCGAAGCCAAATCTCAGACATATTGTCTCAGTATGACATGACAGTTATGGACTACCCTCGGCAATATGAGGGGTGTCCTCTTCTACCATTGGAGATGATCCACCATTTCTTGCGATCAAGTGAGAGTTGGTTGTCACTGGAGGGGCAACAGAATGTCTTGTTAATGCACTGTGAAAGAGGAGGATGGCCGGTGCTTGCTTTCATGCTTGCAGGTCTTTTATTATACCGAAAACAGTATAATGGGGAACAGAGAACTCTTGAAATGGTCTACAAGCAAGCTCCAAGGGAACTGCTCCATCTGTTGTCCCCTTTGAATCCACAGCCTTCCCAGTTGAGATATCTTCAGTATATTTCCAGAAGAAACTTTGGTTCAGATTGGCCTCCATCGGATACACCTCTAAAGTTGGATTATCTTATTCTTAGAATCCTTCCTCTGTTTAATGGGGGAAGGGGTTGCAGGCCGGTGGTTCGTGTTTATGGTCAGGATGCTTCAGCAATGGCAAACAGAAGTTCTAAGCTTCTGTTTTCAACTTCAaagacaaaaaaacatgttCGTCACTACCAACAG GCAGAGTGTACAGTAGTGAAAATAGGTATTCATTGCCGTGTTCAAGGGGATGTTGTTCTTGAATGTATCCATTTGGATGAAGATCTAGTACGTGAGGAAATGATGTTCAGAGTTATGTTCCACACAGCATTTGTCCGttcaaatattttgatactcaaCCGTGATGAGATTGATGTCTTGTGGGATGTGAAGGACCAGTTCCCGAAAGACTTCAAAGCAGAG GTACTTTTTTCGGATGCCAATGCCATTGGGTCTATTTGCACCACAGAAATAGCTGGTGAAGATGTGAATGAGAATGAAAGCGCTTCGCCTGAGGAGTTTTTTGAGGTTGAGGAGATCTTCAGCAATGCTGCAGATGCACAGGAGGTGAAGGGGGACTATGATATTCATGCCGTTCAAGACATTATGATGGACGATGGAAATCATAAAGAAGTCTGGAAGGAGGATTTGGATCCTCAGGCATTTCAAGACTGTGCATCAGATGATGGGAATCACAAGTTAGATGGAAGAGTAGACTCTAATCTTCCTTCAGCAAAAGCCATTGCGTTGGGTAATAGGGATGACAAGTTAAAATCCATGGTAGTGGTCTCTGCTGTTCTTAGAAATAGAGAAACCAAGGAGGTAACTGCAGATGTGTGCCTGGATGATGGTGATAAAATATTAGATTCCCCGGTAGTAGTTGCTGATGAGCTCAAAAACATAGGAACCAAGGTAGTTGCTGCAGACTTGTCTAGCAAATCAGGAGAGATGGAGGATAATAGAGAAGACACTGCTGATGGGATCAGAAACATAGAGACCAATGTAGTGATTGCAGATGTATCTAGAAAATTAGAACTGGAGAATAAATGTGATAGAGAAGACATTACTGATGGGATCAAAGTAATAGAAACCAACTTAGTGACTGCAGATGTATCTAGCAAATTAGAAGACATAGAGAATAAATTTGATAGAGAAGGCATTGCTGATGGGgccaaaaacatagaaaccaacTTAGTGGCTGCAGACATATCTAGCAAATCAGAAGAGGTGGAGAATAATCGTGATAGAGAAGACATTGCTATGCAGAAGCAGATTGACAATAGGGTGCCGCAGCAAAAGTTGAATGCTGATTCTGGTAGGCAAAAGTCTGATAAATTACTGCCACCTGCACCCAGGAAACAGCCTGCTTCAACTGCAAAACCACCAGCTGCAGAGTCAGTCATAGCCAAGCAAAAAGTTAAACAGCAAGAACCTCAGAGTGCTGCTGCAAAACCTACAAAGCAAAAACCATTGGTATCTCGATGGATTCCTCCTAATAAAGGCTCCTACACTAATTCCATGCATATTTCATATCCACCATCAAGGTATAATAGTGCACCAGCTGCTCTAGTCATCACTGCTCTTTCAAAGGATTCTAATGCTGATGGCAATCTAGAGGTTCCTTCTGTTGCTGCTGCTCCTCAAGTAGTGGCTCCAACTGGCAATGAACCTGTACCGGCAAGTCATGGGGAGGATGCTACGAAGATTTCAGATTCTGCATCAGATACACTTGCTTCCTCATTTGGATTGCCACATCCTGGCCCAGAGCAAGTTATAGCCCTTCCTCCTTCTCCACCTCCgcctcctccacctccaccacccccACCTCCATCTTCCAATGTGTTTTCATATGCTTTGAACCCTCAGTCTTCTTCAGCCACACCTTCATATGCTAAAGAAACAAAGGCTGCCCCAATCCCGCccccacctccaccaccaccaccacctcctccttcgATCTCTTCAACATATGCTTATTTCCCTAAACCTCCTCCACCTGCTCCATCTCCTCCACTCATTCATCATGCTGTCCGCAGAACttcccctccccctccccctccccctcccccacCCCCTCCACCTGCACCTCGGGTGCATGCTCATAATGCAGTTCCTGTAACTTCctctccacctccacctccccctccccctcctaCTCCATCTAGTAGGCATAATATTGGGATGGTTTTACCGCCTTCTCCATCTCCACCATCTTGGAACTCTAGGCCTTCTTCAAATGCTCCTACAATGGTAGCAGGTTCTCTGCCGCCGcctcctcctccacctccacctcctcctCCTATGAGTACAGCTGCTGCATCAAAGCTTGTTGGATTTGGAGTCCCttctccccctccccctcctccTCTACCTTCCATGCGAGGTGGGCCACCTCCTCCTCCACCACCCCCTGTCCTTGGAGTTCCcccaccacctcctcctcctcccttGCGTGGAGGTCCACCTGCACCACCCCCGCCTCCTTCACGTGGAGGtccacctccaccacccccACCTCCTTCTCGTGGAGGtccacctccaccacctccGCCTCCTTTACATGGagctccacctcctccaccaccTCCTCCCAGAAGTGGGGTGCCTCCTCCACCACCTCCCCCTATGCGTGGAGCACCGCCTCCGCCACCTCCTCCAATGCGTGGAGCACCACCTCCTCCACCACCTCCAATGGGAAGAGCACCGCCTCCGCCGCCACCTCCAATGCGAGGAGCACCACCTCCCCCATTTGGTGGAGCACCACCTCCTCCGCCACCTCCTACTGGTAGAGGCCCAcctccaccacctcctcctGGAGGTCGTGCACCTGGTCCTCCTGCACCACCTCGGCCTCCAGGTGGTGgacctcctccacctccacccTTTGGTGCCAAAGGATCAAATTCACTTGGATCATCGACTGATGCAAGAGGCTTGCCTTCTGGAAGAGGGAGAGGGCTTTCACGCCCTTTGGGTCCTACAGCACCTCGTAGATCTTCCTTAAAGCCATTGCACTGGAGCAAGGTAACAAGGGCATTGCAAGGAAGCTTATGGGAGGAGTTGCAAAGATATGGAGAGCCTCAAAT TGCGCCAGAATTTGATGTCTCAGAGTTGGAGACTCTTTTCTCCGCCACAGTCCCAAATTCGGCTAATAGCTTAGGAGGTAAATCCGGTGGGAGGCGCAAGTCTGTTGGATCTAAAGCTGACAGAGTCAACCTG ATTGACCTGAGGAGGGCCAATAACACTGAAATTATGCTCACAAAAGTTAAGATGCCACTTTCTGATATGATG GCTGCAGTTCTAGCAATGGATGAGTCAATTTTAGATGTTGATCAAGTGGAAAATCTCATAAAGTTCTGCCCTACTAAAGAGGAGATGGAACTTCTTAAG GCCTATACTGGTGATAAGGAGGCCCTGGGAAAGTGTGAACAG TTCTTTCTGGAGCTGATGAAAGTGCCCCGTGTGGAGTCTAAATTAAGAGTATTTTCCTTCAAGATTCAATTTGGATCTCAG ATTTCAGATTTTAGAAAAAGTTTGAACACTGTAAACTCTGCATGTGAAGAG GTTCGCAATTCGGTGAAATTGAaggaaatcatgaagaaaattCTTTACCTCGGGAATACATTGAACCAAGGAACTGCAAGGG GTTCTGCGGTTGGATTCAAGTTGGACAGTCTTTTAAAACTCACTGATACACGTGCCTCTAACAGCAAGATGACACTTATGCATTATCTTTGTAAG GTGCTTGCCTCTAAGTCACCAGGACTTCTAGATTTCCATGAGGATCTTGTTAGCCTGGAGGCTGCATCAAAG ATACAATTGAAATCTTTAGCAGAAGAAATGCAGGCTATAATGAAGGGGTTGGAAAAGGTCAAGCAGGAGCTGAATGCATCTGAAAATGATGGTCCTGTATCGGATATTTTTCGTAAG ACATTGAAAGAGTTCATTGGTGTTGCTGAGGGACAGGTGGGGTCTGTGACAAATCTATATTCTGTGGTG GGCAGAAATGCAGATGCACTTGCACTATATTTTGGCGAGGATCCTGTCCGCTGCCCATTTGAACAAG TCACTGTAACCCTCTTAAACTTTATAAGACTGTTCCGGAAAGCGCATGAAGAGAACTGCAAGCAAGCTGAATTAGAGAGGAAGAAGGCTCAGAAAGAGGTTGAAATGGAGAAGGCAAAGGGAATTAACCTAACAAAGAAGGGTGTAAAGTAG